The genomic DNA TACCTCCAGGTGAACGCCGAGAATGCGCAGCTGCTAGATCTTGACGCCGATGTGGTCGTGATACACGACCCCCAGCCCCTCCCGCTTGTCAAGCACAGGGGGCGCGGGAAGTGGGCATGGAGGTGCCACATCGACACGTCTGCCCCAAACATGGCGGTCTGGTCGATGGTTGAGCCGATGGTGAATCTGTACGACCTAGCCGTATTCTCCATGGAGCGTTACATCCCGAAGGGTCTGGTGGTCCCCAGCATAATCGATTACCCGACCATAGACCCTCTCGCCCCGAAGAACGCGCCGATGAAGCCCGACGATGTGCTCAAGGTCCTGGATAGGTACGGCGTCGACCCGGACAGGCCCCTGATCGGCCAGGTGGCGAGGTTTGATCCGTGGAAGAACCCGCTGGGAGCCGTCGATGTGTTCAGGAAGGTGAAGGCCGCTGCCCCGGGGGTGCAGCTGGCACTGATAGGGTCGTTTGCAAAGGATGACCCGGAGGGGGCGGAGTGGTACGAGAAGGTGCTGAGGTACGCAGGCAGGGACAAGGACATCTTCGTCCTTTCGAACCTGGACGGGGTGGGTGATCTCGAGGTCAATGCATTCCAGAGGGCGTTCAGCGTCGCACTCCAGCTCTCAAACAGGGAGGGGTTCGGGCTGACGGTCACCGAAGCCCTCTGGAAGGGGGTCCCGGTCGTTGCCAAGAGGGCGGGCGGCATCCCGCTCCAGGTGATAGACGGGACGACGGGGTTCCTGACGGAGGGGACGGAGGAGGCCGCGGAGAGGGTGGGGCTCCTGCTCAGGAGGCCTTGGCTCGCCAGGGAGCTGGGGGAGCGCGGGAGGCAGCATGTAAGGCTGAACTTCCTGATCACCAAGGGGCTCTCGAACTACCTCAGGATGCACATCGAGCTCGTCGGAAAGATGGGCTGAGGGGCGGCTCACTTTCACGAAGAGATTTATGGGCTCTGAGACAGTATTAATGCAGAGGAATTTGGAGGTCGGATTTTGGTAAAGAGGCTGTCTGTCGTAGACGTCGATCTGTGCGTCGGCTGCCAGAGCTGCATGTTCGCGTGCAACAGGAGGTTCGGAGAGGCCGGGCTCGGGAGGTCCGCCATCCACATCCAGTCAGCCGGAGGAATAGAGCGCGGGTTTGTGGTCAGGGTCTGCCGTGCCTGCCCGGACCCCCCATGCTCGAAGGTCTGCCCCACAGGGGCGCTGACCAAGAGGGAGGGGGGCGGGGTGCGCCTCAGCTACGCTAAGTGCATCGCCTGCGGGAACTGCGTGAGGGGGTGCACGCTCGGGGCGATCTTCTGGGACGTCGAGCTGGACAAGCCGACGGTCTGCGTATACTGCGGCTACTGCGCGGGGTTCTGCCCGTACGGGGTGATCAGGATGGAGGAGGTGGCGTGATGGCAGACAGCGAGTTCGCAGGTGACCTCTCGAGGGTCCTTTACGTTGACCTGGCAAGGAGGGTCTACTGGGTCGAGGA from Candidatus Methanosuratincola sp. includes the following:
- a CDS encoding glycosyltransferase, with the protein product MVKIDDYAPIVGEGTVETIRNMAEIIKGERAVHVNATSYGGGVAEILSRTVPLARSLGIDVTWQTLKGDMDFFTVTKKIHNALQGDLGVSISTEELAMYLQVNAENAQLLDLDADVVVIHDPQPLPLVKHRGRGKWAWRCHIDTSAPNMAVWSMVEPMVNLYDLAVFSMERYIPKGLVVPSIIDYPTIDPLAPKNAPMKPDDVLKVLDRYGVDPDRPLIGQVARFDPWKNPLGAVDVFRKVKAAAPGVQLALIGSFAKDDPEGAEWYEKVLRYAGRDKDIFVLSNLDGVGDLEVNAFQRAFSVALQLSNREGFGLTVTEALWKGVPVVAKRAGGIPLQVIDGTTGFLTEGTEEAAERVGLLLRRPWLARELGERGRQHVRLNFLITKGLSNYLRMHIELVGKMG
- a CDS encoding 4Fe-4S binding protein; this translates as MVKRLSVVDVDLCVGCQSCMFACNRRFGEAGLGRSAIHIQSAGGIERGFVVRVCRACPDPPCSKVCPTGALTKREGGGVRLSYAKCIACGNCVRGCTLGAIFWDVELDKPTVCVYCGYCAGFCPYGVIRMEEVA